One genomic segment of Acinetobacter oleivorans DR1 includes these proteins:
- a CDS encoding PoNe immunity protein domain-containing protein, protein MLDYKFNRRQQFLDEKYYLSTRAALVNAIQDFLGESNSDEDVEAGWIDSYSIAARYQFDLFILDYTAGRSIDHLRVDFESVINLFNVLSEKQRTYYKDPSFSVFDLELLDDYCLYIWLISLCYLLKRNDLLVSVAKLVDGETQENGGKDWIVEEFLAFSDDNRFDCSDVLFPQPYFELSNAFVSQDNKVSLKHLHKFLKKWYKDLAGAPWHDTHKADGGYYGYWSFEAACAVILLEINDDKELYDYLYYPKDLIAFYHSFNPTAGEENLLNNYNRIAIKAGEKAPQSGYWFTVASNNSRQYFNAGEILPEIKKQDWGEVYWQFEKEE, encoded by the coding sequence ATGCTAGATTATAAATTTAATCGAAGACAACAATTTTTGGATGAAAAGTATTATCTCTCTACCAGAGCTGCTTTAGTAAATGCTATTCAAGACTTTTTAGGTGAATCTAATAGTGATGAGGATGTTGAAGCGGGATGGATTGATTCTTATTCTATAGCTGCAAGATATCAATTTGATCTATTTATACTAGACTATACTGCTGGAAGATCTATTGATCACTTACGTGTAGATTTTGAGAGTGTTATAAATTTATTTAATGTCTTATCTGAAAAGCAAAGAACTTATTATAAAGATCCAAGTTTTAGTGTCTTTGATTTAGAATTGCTTGATGATTATTGCTTATATATTTGGTTAATTAGTCTTTGTTATTTATTAAAAAGAAATGACTTATTGGTGAGTGTTGCCAAATTAGTAGATGGAGAGACTCAAGAAAATGGTGGTAAAGACTGGATCGTTGAAGAATTTTTAGCTTTTTCTGATGATAATCGTTTTGACTGTTCTGATGTTCTTTTTCCCCAGCCTTACTTTGAGCTTTCAAATGCTTTTGTAAGCCAAGATAATAAGGTTTCTCTGAAGCATTTACATAAATTTTTAAAGAAATGGTATAAAGATTTAGCAGGTGCACCTTGGCATGATACCCATAAAGCTGATGGTGGATATTATGGGTATTGGTCTTTTGAAGCTGCTTGTGCCGTTATTTTATTGGAAATAAATGATGACAAAGAATTATACGATTATCTTTATTATCCTAAAGATTTAATTGCTTTCTATCATTCATTCAATCCAACAGCAGGAGAGGAAAATTTATTAAATAATTATAATAGAATAGCGATTAAAGCAGGTGAGAAGGCTCCTCAATCGGGTTATTGGTTTACAGTAGCTAGTAATAATTCTCGACAATATTTTAATGCTGGAGAGATTCTTCCAGAAATTAAAAAACAAGATTGGGGAGAAGTTTACTGGCAGTTTGAAAAAGAAGAATAA
- a CDS encoding type VI secretion system Vgr family protein, with the protein MLSHIHRILEDLGISSQKRVLHVQFSNPSLNTQVFLQSIEGQHQLNEGLTADLFCLSTNAHISLKQFIGCQVAVDQVTDQGQLYRTTGIITEASQGQSDGSLTLYKLRLQDPTALWHKRRNSRVFMNKSVRDITEILFTEWQNKSPLFASGLTLDLKNLSQDYDVRPFVMQSNETDYEFLTRLWRSEGINWLVDEAQLWAADSSDEIQSQKLRLIDSNESYLALDRRNIRYHRSSAVEQQDSMTSLVPTRSLQSTAVHVQRWQADALSQEEGMGSVQSKHSHSANQDNASLSLEHAWHVSPAWMQDLKGEDQATASGHQQLEKLNNNLSDYYASQSKYFRAQTTVRDTQVGYWFELDEHPEIDTHSGSDKEFLIVGKSFYLQNNLPKDLQQQINQLFSQSQWQNYQSGLNDQTERQINELILSRRNIKTVPEYHPLEHRPAAYPQRARVVGLEGESIHVDQWGRIKVRFLFTRTDDHSHDGGAGSNDNDTDSAWVDVLTPWAGEGYGARFLPRVGEIVVIDFFDGNIDRPFVVGRIHEAERHPTQFDQKGQLPDTKKLSGIRSEEVDGKGFNQLRFDDTTGQISAQLQSSHAVSQLNLGNLSHPKDKAESEGRGEGFEIRTDQWGAVRAGSGLLLSTHKQNQAQGLHLDANEAKQQIEGSLNNAKALSEVAKNQQTDPLDMLENIQTFLEALKQEDPKKAAEFQSAVMLLASPKSIAVSSNEDIHLSANGQLTQSAGDSINISTQKNIVSHASQKISLFAAQEGARLFAGQGKVEIQAQGDGLDVIARKGVQITSTEDTVFITSPTEINLTANGSQVKLNGSGIFPVTGGKLEVKAGQHLFMGGSSINPPALDLPDCSAKQSDAAKNGSAKVILD; encoded by the coding sequence ATGTTATCTCATATACATAGAATTCTAGAAGATTTGGGTATCAGCTCGCAAAAACGCGTGCTTCATGTTCAGTTTTCTAATCCATCGTTGAATACTCAAGTCTTTTTACAAAGTATTGAAGGGCAGCATCAGTTAAATGAAGGACTGACTGCCGATTTATTTTGTCTTTCTACCAATGCCCATATTTCATTAAAACAATTTATTGGATGTCAGGTTGCAGTCGATCAAGTAACTGATCAGGGGCAGTTATATAGAACTACCGGAATTATTACCGAAGCCAGTCAGGGGCAGAGTGATGGTTCATTAACATTGTATAAACTGAGATTACAAGATCCGACCGCGCTATGGCATAAACGCCGAAATAGCCGTGTTTTTATGAATAAAAGTGTACGGGACATTACTGAAATTCTATTTACTGAGTGGCAGAACAAAAGCCCGTTGTTTGCTTCTGGCTTAACTTTAGATTTAAAAAACCTAAGCCAAGACTACGATGTTCGACCTTTTGTCATGCAAAGTAACGAAACGGATTATGAGTTTTTAACTCGACTTTGGCGTAGTGAAGGCATTAACTGGTTGGTTGATGAAGCTCAGCTTTGGGCCGCTGATAGCTCGGATGAGATTCAATCACAAAAGTTACGTTTAATTGATAGTAATGAATCATATTTAGCATTAGACCGAAGAAATATCCGTTATCACCGCAGTAGCGCAGTTGAACAACAAGACAGTATGACGAGTCTTGTGCCAACTCGAAGCTTGCAATCTACAGCCGTGCATGTACAACGCTGGCAGGCTGATGCTTTAAGTCAAGAAGAAGGCATGGGCAGTGTTCAGTCAAAGCATAGCCATAGTGCTAATCAGGATAATGCGAGTTTAAGTCTAGAACATGCATGGCATGTCAGCCCTGCTTGGATGCAAGATTTAAAAGGTGAAGATCAAGCTACCGCATCGGGTCACCAGCAGCTAGAAAAACTCAACAATAATCTATCTGATTATTATGCGTCTCAATCAAAATATTTCCGTGCACAAACTACGGTACGTGATACGCAAGTTGGCTATTGGTTTGAATTGGATGAACATCCTGAAATAGATACGCATAGTGGATCAGACAAAGAGTTTCTGATTGTTGGGAAAAGCTTCTATCTGCAAAATAATTTGCCTAAAGATTTGCAACAGCAAATCAATCAACTTTTTAGTCAAAGCCAATGGCAAAACTATCAATCAGGGCTAAATGACCAGACTGAGCGTCAGATTAATGAGCTCATCTTGTCGCGTAGAAATATTAAAACTGTTCCTGAGTATCATCCGTTAGAGCACCGTCCAGCTGCTTACCCGCAGCGCGCTAGAGTGGTGGGCTTGGAAGGCGAAAGTATCCATGTTGACCAATGGGGGCGCATTAAAGTTCGCTTCCTATTTACCCGAACTGACGACCATAGCCATGATGGTGGTGCAGGAAGTAACGATAATGATACTGATTCGGCTTGGGTCGATGTATTAACCCCATGGGCAGGTGAGGGTTATGGCGCACGTTTCTTGCCTCGCGTGGGCGAGATCGTGGTGATCGACTTCTTTGACGGCAACATTGATCGCCCGTTTGTGGTGGGTCGTATTCATGAGGCTGAACGTCACCCAACGCAATTCGACCAAAAAGGCCAACTACCCGACACTAAAAAGCTCAGTGGTATCCGCTCAGAAGAAGTCGACGGCAAAGGCTTTAACCAGCTACGTTTTGATGACACCACAGGCCAGATCAGTGCCCAGCTACAAAGTAGCCATGCGGTAAGCCAACTAAACTTGGGTAACTTAAGCCATCCAAAAGATAAGGCGGAGAGTGAAGGTCGTGGTGAGGGTTTTGAAATCAGAACAGACCAGTGGGGTGCAGTAAGAGCAGGCAGTGGTTTACTCCTTAGTACCCACAAGCAAAATCAAGCTCAAGGCCTACACCTCGATGCAAATGAGGCCAAACAACAAATAGAAGGCAGCCTAAATAATGCTAAGGCACTCAGTGAAGTTGCTAAAAATCAGCAAACCGACCCGTTAGATATGCTTGAGAATATTCAGACTTTCTTAGAAGCTCTCAAACAAGAAGATCCTAAAAAAGCTGCTGAGTTTCAATCAGCAGTGATGCTGCTGGCATCTCCAAAAAGTATTGCTGTAAGTAGTAATGAAGATATACACCTTAGTGCAAATGGACAGCTCACTCAAAGTGCTGGAGATAGTATTAATATTAGTACGCAAAAGAATATAGTGAGTCATGCGAGTCAAAAAATAAGTCTGTTTGCCGCGCAAGAAGGTGCTCGGCTTTTTGCTGGTCAAGGTAAAGTTGAAATTCAGGCACAAGGTGATGGCTTAGATGTGATTGCTCGAAAGGGCGTACAGATTACGTCAACCGAAGACACGGTTTTTATTACTAGTCCAACTGAAATTAATCTGACTGCAAATGGGTCTCAAGTAAAGCTAAATGGTTCAGGTATTTTCCCTGTTACGGGCGGTAAGCTTGAGGTGAAAGCAGGGCAGCATTTGTTTATGGGGGGCTCATCAATAAATCCACCTGCATTAGATTTACCAGACTGTTCTGCTAAACAGTCAGATGCAGCAAAAAATGGATCAGCAAAAGTGATATTAGACTAA